The Natronobacterium texcoconense genome includes the window GCTTTCGCTTCCGCGGCTACCGCGACCAGGTTCGCGAGCGCCCCGGGAGCGAGCGCCCGCGTCGTTCCGACGACGACATTGACGGTCCCCGCCTCGAGAGTCGAGACTCGCCCGGGGAGCGAATCCCCTTCGGCGTCTGGCTTACCCTCGGGATCCATCGGTAACGCCGCGGGATTCGAGATACCGGCGGTCGCGTACGCGGTAACGGGCCCACAGCGGGCACCGCGAGCGTCCTCGATATCGACCCCGGTGAGCAACGCCGGACCACTGTCGTCCCCGCCGAACCCTGCGCGCTCGAGTCGGTCGTCGACGTACTGCTCGAGGTCCGTCCGCTCCCAGTCGTCGGGGACCGAGACGTTGTACACACAGTCGGCGCGCTCGCGGCCACCGTTCCAGCCGGTCGAGAGCCACTCGGTGTCCGGACGAGTGATTCGAAGCACGCCGTCGCGCCGGACCGCGTCGTACGCGGGGTCGGAGCCAGGCCCGTCGTCCGTCATTCGCCGGTCTCCCCTCCGTTCTCGAGTACGTCGAGCGCGGCGAGCAGCCGATCGTTCGACTCGCGGTCTTTCACAGCGACCCGGACGTGCGAGTCGAGTCCTCGGAACGTGGTAGCGTCGCGGATAGCAATACCGTCCTCGCGGGCCGACTCGAGGACGTCCGCAACCGAACGGTCGCCGACGTCACACAGCAGGTACGGCGCGTCGGAGGGGGAGACGTCGAACCGCCGCTCGAGAGCGTGTCGCATCCGCTCGCGTTCACTGACGACTCGTTCCCGCGTATTCCGAACGAACGCCTCCTGTTGCAGGCAGTACGCAC containing:
- a CDS encoding adenosylcobinamide amidohydrolase → MTDDGPGSDPAYDAVRRDGVLRITRPDTEWLSTGWNGGRERADCVYNVSVPDDWERTDLEQYVDDRLERAGFGGDDSGPALLTGVDIEDARGARCGPVTAYATAGISNPAALPMDPEGKPDAEGDSLPGRVSTLEAGTVNVVVGTTRALAPGALANLVAVAAEAKAATLLAETGFPGTTTDAVVVGHDPAGESVEFTGSATEVGAATRACVREAVRASLQAHYDDGEFSLPESVDDASYGVSTDVRAAVFQPSVESVPNER